In Polypterus senegalus isolate Bchr_013 chromosome 12, ASM1683550v1, whole genome shotgun sequence, the following are encoded in one genomic region:
- the dgcr6 gene encoding protein DGCR6 isoform X4 has translation MEGYHAIYESAADTTKQQERHYYLLSELQNLVKALPSSFQQRLSYTMLSDLALALIDGTVFEIARGLLDIQHLTEKNLYNQRQKLHTEHRMLKQEMVRKHKEALQSCKTHNLAVLRSAQQRELENLEQRVKDEQRMMDEKIVLELDQKVVDQQNTLEKAGVPGFYITTNSQELTLQMNLFELILKLQQKEAQPGRCLP, from the exons atggaaggcTACCATGCCATATATGAGAGTGCAGCTGACACAACTAAGCAACAAGAGAGGCATTACTACCTACTGTCTGAGTTGCAGAACTTGGTCAAAGCCTTGCCGAG TTCATTCCAGCAGCGTCTCTCTTACACAATGCTCAGTGATCTTGCATTGGCACTAATTGATGGGACGGTTTTTGAGATTGCCCGAGGTCTGCTGGACATCCAGCATTTAACAGAGAAAAACCTGTATAACCAGCGTCAAAAGCTGCACACTGAACACAGAA tgcttaAACAGGAAATGGTTAGGAAGCATAAGGAAGCCCTGCAGTCTTGCAAAACTCACAACTTGGCCGTTCTCCGGTCCGCCCAGCAGAGAGAGCTcgag AATCTGGAACAACGTGTCAAAGATGAGCAGAGAATGATGGATGAAAAAATTGTGCTTGAGTTAGACCAAAAAGTAGTTGACCAGCAGAACACTTTGGAGAAGGCTGGAGTGCCAGGATTCTACATTACAACTAATTCACAG GAGTTAACACTGCAAATGAATTTGTTTGAACTGATTCTAAAACTTCAGCAAAAGGAAGCACAACCTGGACGCTGTCTTCCTTAA
- the dgcr6 gene encoding protein DGCR6 isoform X1, protein MATSLPTHLIQKNHAALELCETKQKSWKGTRNQNLKMEGYHAIYESAADTTKQQERHYYLLSELQNLVKALPSSFQQRLSYTMLSDLALALIDGTVFEIARGLLDIQHLTEKNLYNQRQKLHTEHRMLKQEMVRKHKEALQSCKTHNLAVLRSAQQRELENLEQRVKDEQRMMDEKIVLELDQKVVDQQNTLEKAGVPGFYITTNSQELTLQMNLFELILKLQQKEAQPGRCLP, encoded by the exons atgtgaaACAAAGCAGAAATCCTGGAAGGGGACACGAAaccagaatttaaaaatggaaggcTACCATGCCATATATGAGAGTGCAGCTGACACAACTAAGCAACAAGAGAGGCATTACTACCTACTGTCTGAGTTGCAGAACTTGGTCAAAGCCTTGCCGAG TTCATTCCAGCAGCGTCTCTCTTACACAATGCTCAGTGATCTTGCATTGGCACTAATTGATGGGACGGTTTTTGAGATTGCCCGAGGTCTGCTGGACATCCAGCATTTAACAGAGAAAAACCTGTATAACCAGCGTCAAAAGCTGCACACTGAACACAGAA tgcttaAACAGGAAATGGTTAGGAAGCATAAGGAAGCCCTGCAGTCTTGCAAAACTCACAACTTGGCCGTTCTCCGGTCCGCCCAGCAGAGAGAGCTcgag AATCTGGAACAACGTGTCAAAGATGAGCAGAGAATGATGGATGAAAAAATTGTGCTTGAGTTAGACCAAAAAGTAGTTGACCAGCAGAACACTTTGGAGAAGGCTGGAGTGCCAGGATTCTACATTACAACTAATTCACAG GAGTTAACACTGCAAATGAATTTGTTTGAACTGATTCTAAAACTTCAGCAAAAGGAAGCACAACCTGGACGCTGTCTTCCTTAA
- the dgcr6 gene encoding protein DGCR6 isoform X3, which translates to MIFLERCETKQKSWKGTRNQNLKMEGYHAIYESAADTTKQQERHYYLLSELQNLVKALPSSFQQRLSYTMLSDLALALIDGTVFEIARGLLDIQHLTEKNLYNQRQKLHTEHRMLKQEMVRKHKEALQSCKTHNLAVLRSAQQRELENLEQRVKDEQRMMDEKIVLELDQKVVDQQNTLEKAGVPGFYITTNSQELTLQMNLFELILKLQQKEAQPGRCLP; encoded by the exons atgtgaaACAAAGCAGAAATCCTGGAAGGGGACACGAAaccagaatttaaaaatggaaggcTACCATGCCATATATGAGAGTGCAGCTGACACAACTAAGCAACAAGAGAGGCATTACTACCTACTGTCTGAGTTGCAGAACTTGGTCAAAGCCTTGCCGAG TTCATTCCAGCAGCGTCTCTCTTACACAATGCTCAGTGATCTTGCATTGGCACTAATTGATGGGACGGTTTTTGAGATTGCCCGAGGTCTGCTGGACATCCAGCATTTAACAGAGAAAAACCTGTATAACCAGCGTCAAAAGCTGCACACTGAACACAGAA tgcttaAACAGGAAATGGTTAGGAAGCATAAGGAAGCCCTGCAGTCTTGCAAAACTCACAACTTGGCCGTTCTCCGGTCCGCCCAGCAGAGAGAGCTcgag AATCTGGAACAACGTGTCAAAGATGAGCAGAGAATGATGGATGAAAAAATTGTGCTTGAGTTAGACCAAAAAGTAGTTGACCAGCAGAACACTTTGGAGAAGGCTGGAGTGCCAGGATTCTACATTACAACTAATTCACAG GAGTTAACACTGCAAATGAATTTGTTTGAACTGATTCTAAAACTTCAGCAAAAGGAAGCACAACCTGGACGCTGTCTTCCTTAA
- the dgcr6 gene encoding protein DGCR6 isoform X2 encodes MSTRNKRNAKGCETKQKSWKGTRNQNLKMEGYHAIYESAADTTKQQERHYYLLSELQNLVKALPSSFQQRLSYTMLSDLALALIDGTVFEIARGLLDIQHLTEKNLYNQRQKLHTEHRMLKQEMVRKHKEALQSCKTHNLAVLRSAQQRELENLEQRVKDEQRMMDEKIVLELDQKVVDQQNTLEKAGVPGFYITTNSQELTLQMNLFELILKLQQKEAQPGRCLP; translated from the exons atgtgaaACAAAGCAGAAATCCTGGAAGGGGACACGAAaccagaatttaaaaatggaaggcTACCATGCCATATATGAGAGTGCAGCTGACACAACTAAGCAACAAGAGAGGCATTACTACCTACTGTCTGAGTTGCAGAACTTGGTCAAAGCCTTGCCGAG TTCATTCCAGCAGCGTCTCTCTTACACAATGCTCAGTGATCTTGCATTGGCACTAATTGATGGGACGGTTTTTGAGATTGCCCGAGGTCTGCTGGACATCCAGCATTTAACAGAGAAAAACCTGTATAACCAGCGTCAAAAGCTGCACACTGAACACAGAA tgcttaAACAGGAAATGGTTAGGAAGCATAAGGAAGCCCTGCAGTCTTGCAAAACTCACAACTTGGCCGTTCTCCGGTCCGCCCAGCAGAGAGAGCTcgag AATCTGGAACAACGTGTCAAAGATGAGCAGAGAATGATGGATGAAAAAATTGTGCTTGAGTTAGACCAAAAAGTAGTTGACCAGCAGAACACTTTGGAGAAGGCTGGAGTGCCAGGATTCTACATTACAACTAATTCACAG GAGTTAACACTGCAAATGAATTTGTTTGAACTGATTCTAAAACTTCAGCAAAAGGAAGCACAACCTGGACGCTGTCTTCCTTAA